The Spirochaetota bacterium genomic sequence AATGCAGGCTGATCATGATGATCAATGGACTTATCTTTATCAGCCTGGTGTTTAATATACTGCAATGATGCGAGGCATATCAAATAAAAAAATGAATACACATCATTTTTTTATATTTTAATAAACAAATAGCTCTAATTGTCTTAAATTAAATTGCTTACTTAATCGATTTTTCAGGCATCAGTTTTTACAAATCTCAATGATTATTAGCTTGATAATAAATATAATTAATATACTGTGTCATTAGAAACAATTGTTTTGGGATGTTCAGGGATATTGTAAAGATATGACCCTTGAGGAAGCCGTTAAACAGAATAAAAAGATAAAAATACTGGCCTATTCGGTGAGCGATTACGTTGAAAGCCGAATGAAAGAGGTGCTTGGCCTTATATTCGATAATTTCGAAAAGCCTGAATTGGTTCCACCGGTGTACACCTGCTTGAAAGAGCTTGTCATCAATGCGGTCAAGGCGAACTTCAAAAATATCTATTTTGAAGGCTACGCATCGAAAAATCGCTCGGAAAGCGTGATTGATTACGAAATGGCCTTAAAGCTTTTCAAGCTTGAGCTGAGCAGGGAAAACGCCGGCAGCCTTGAGCGCCTGGCCCGCGATTATGACATGCGGGCGGAGGTGGTAATTCAATCTGTTGAGAATTGCCTGAACATCACGGTATCAAACCCGGTCGAAATGACCGATCGGGAAAAGACAACAGTGCAGAACAAACTTCAAAGCGCCAGCCGGTATTCCGATATTACCGAGTATTTCGCTGAAAACGATGAAGAGGTGAGCACCGAGATCGATGAAGGGGCCGGCCTCGGCCTGATCCTCATATCCATGATGCTCCGGAGCATGGGGGGCAACGACCGCGATTTTGTCATTACCTCTGAGAACCACAAAACCACCGCATTTCTCAGGATCCCCGTCAGATAAGCCGCGAAATCCATAAGGATCAAATCCTTTGAGAGGCCGTCAAAAATTGAATTTTGAAATTTTTTTTTCTTGTTTTATTTTCAGATATGCAAAAATGTGTCTTGTTTTTAAAACAACTTGTCATCCAAAGTGACATAAAATAGTATTCATTATATTTTACGGAATTAAGAGGCGGTATGGTCCCCAGTAAGTTGTTTCTCACAAAAGGCGTTGGCGTTCACAAAAATAAACTTTCATCATTTGAGCTTGCATTGAGAAATGCCGGCATAGAAAAGTGCAACCTCGTTTACGTATCCAGCATTTTACCGCCCAAATGTAGAATTATACCCCAGAAAGAGGGGGTCAAACTGCTCCACCCCGGACAGATAACATTCTGTGTCATGGCTCGAAATGAGACCAATGAGCCCAACAGGCTGGTATCAGCGGCCATAGGCATTGCGATGCCACGGGACCAGGAAAACTACGGCTATCTGTCGGAACATCATTCCTTTGGCGAGATATCCAAGGTTTCCGGGGATTTCGCAGAAGATCTGGCGGCAACCATGCTGGCATCAACCCTGGGTATTCCCTTTGATTCAGACCAGGCCTGGGACGAGCGAAAACAGGTCTACCGCGCCAGCGGACACATTTTCAAGACGCGCAACATATCACAGTCCGCGGAAGGAAATAAAAACGGCCTGTGGACTACGGTAATAGCCGCCGCGGTGCTGCTCGTTGATGAGAAGAATATCGTAAAATACAAAAACGAATAATACGCGAGAGCCGTTATCCCGGCTTTTTTTAAAATAAAGCGCCCACCGCGTTCTTCCCCTTGTCCTTGATATTGAACATAGCCTTGTCGGCCACCGAAAGAAGTCGGGTTAAATTTGTCGCGTCTTCCGGATAGGCAGCGACGCCGAAGCTGGCGCTCAACCTTGCGTTAATTCCCCTGTTCGACAGATACACGGTCTTTACCATAAGGGAGCGGATTTCCTCCGCCTTGTCTATGGTCGCTTTCCTGTCAAAACCTGGAAGGACAATGACAAATTCATCGCCCCCGTAACTGACGCCGAAGGCTGGTTCTGACAAAGCCTCGATGATGGTATGGGCCACTTCCTGGATCGCCTGACTCCCGTTGAGGTGGCCATGGGCGTCCACGATTTTCTTGAAGTTGTCCAGGTCCATGAAGATGAGCCCGAAGGGTTTGTTCGTATTCTTGCTTGTTTCAAATAATTCAGACAACCGGCTGTATAAATAGCGGGTGTTGTACAGACCGGTAAGATTATCCTTGTTCGCGAGGGTCTGAATATGCTGATAATGACGGGTATTTTCAACAGCTATGGCAGCATAATCGGCCACGAACATCAGGAGAGACAGGGCTTTCTTGCTGGTCTTATACGGATTTATGGCCTCAATGACACCCACTGCCTGGTTCCCGAACACCAGGGGCACGCACATTACCGACTTTGTGACCTTGCCCGATATGCGATCTATCTGGTCGTTAAAATACTTGCATGTGCGCACATCATCCACGACCATGGGCGTCTTTGTCAGGGCCACCTGCCCGGCGATGCCCTGTCCCATGGCTATCCTGATATCCTTGACCTCTTTCATGTCGAGATCGATGCTCAATTTGAAGACCAGCTCGTTCTTTTCGCGCTCCACGAGCATTAGGGACCAAATGTCGGCCGGGATCAGGTCAGAGAGCTTTTTCAGTATGGTGCCGAATAGCCTGTTCTGGTCCAGTTCCGAGGTCAAAGCCTTGCCCAGGTCCATGCAGGAACGCAATTCACGGCGCGATAGGTGCATTTCACCGTACATGGGCC encodes the following:
- a CDS encoding arginine decarboxylase, pyruvoyl-dependent, whose product is MVPSKLFLTKGVGVHKNKLSSFELALRNAGIEKCNLVYVSSILPPKCRIIPQKEGVKLLHPGQITFCVMARNETNEPNRLVSAAIGIAMPRDQENYGYLSEHHSFGEISKVSGDFAEDLAATMLASTLGIPFDSDQAWDERKQVYRASGHIFKTRNISQSAEGNKNGLWTTVIAAAVLLVDEKNIVKYKNE
- a CDS encoding sensor domain-containing diguanylate cyclase, whose protein sequence is MYGEMHLSRRELRSCMDLGKALTSELDQNRLFGTILKKLSDLIPADIWSLMLVEREKNELVFKLSIDLDMKEVKDIRIAMGQGIAGQVALTKTPMVVDDVRTCKYFNDQIDRISGKVTKSVMCVPLVFGNQAVGVIEAINPYKTSKKALSLLMFVADYAAIAVENTRHYQHIQTLANKDNLTGLYNTRYLYSRLSELFETSKNTNKPFGLIFMDLDNFKKIVDAHGHLNGSQAIQEVAHTIIEALSEPAFGVSYGGDEFVIVLPGFDRKATIDKAEEIRSLMVKTVYLSNRGINARLSASFGVAAYPEDATNLTRLLSVADKAMFNIKDKGKNAVGALF